Proteins from one Sabethes cyaneus chromosome 2, idSabCyanKW18_F2, whole genome shotgun sequence genomic window:
- the LOC128734291 gene encoding cuticle protein 16.5-like yields MFAKLLLLATLAVASVSAKPGLLAAAPAVAYSAPLVAAAAAPAVAYTAGYANVGDSAVVSSYNSQVINPAYAAYTAPFAYAAAPAAYTAPLAYAARAAPFAAPLAAAPFAAPFAAPLTAPLAYSAPLAAKVVL; encoded by the exons ATGTTTGCCAAATTG CTGCTCCTTGCTACTCTGGCCGTCGCTAGCGTTAGCGCCAAGCCAGGACTGCTCGCTGCCGCTCCTGCCGTTGCCTACTCCGCTCCATtggtggctgctgctgctgccccgGCCGTTGCCTACACAGCCGGATACGCCAACGTTGGAGACTCCGCCGTGGTCAGTTCCTACAACTCCCAGGTCATCAATCCAGCCTATGCAGCGTACACTGCTCCGTTTGCTTAtgctgctgctcctgctgcCTACACGGCTCCTTTGGCATACGCCGCCCGGGCTGCTCCATTCGCAGCTCCACTGGCAGCTGCTCCATTTGCTGCTCCATTTGCTGCTCCACTGACAGCGCCGCTGGCGTACTCTGCTCCTCTGGCTGCCAAAGTAGTTTTATAA
- the LOC128734292 gene encoding cuticle protein 16.5, with protein MFKIICLLVIVALASVSAEPKPGVLAYSAPLVAAPAAAVYERTYHGNIAPLAAAYAAAPYVASPYVAAPLAYSAPYVAAAPAPVFLK; from the exons atgttcAAGATT ATCTGTCTGCTGGTCATCGTCGCCCTGGCTTCGGTATCTGCCGAACCTAAACCAGGAGTGCTGGCCTATAGTGCCCCGCTGGTAGCAGCTCCGGCTGCCGCCGTTTATGAGCGCACATACCACGGAAACATCGCTCCTTTAGCTGCCGCCTACGCTGCGGCGCCCTACGTTGCGTCGCCCTATGTTGCTGCTCCATTGGCGTACTCGGCTCCCTATGTGGCGGCTGCACCAGCACCAGTTTTCCTGAAGTAA